In Micromonospora purpureochromogenes, a single window of DNA contains:
- a CDS encoding peptide deformylase, translated as MTTSPLERAAESFAAELARHRTGRGLSKKQLATLMGFDPSYVSHVEGRRHRPTEDFARRAEAVLDASGAIWQRFREYDQLRQARPVPAHRELPPPGQWLPPGTGLVVEREAATLTHTDEGYHCVVRRQLHNVGTEPVTRHLVRVAVDRYPDDPGRSNRHHREHPLTFAELRLRAYRDDGGSREPMHWRAKHDRDAYKEIWLLLENGEGPFPLHPGERVEIEYAYHVGREKWGPWFQRAVRLPTRHLAVRLDLPVALDPRVWGVETSLSADEGPLRTPIRRHDRDDRAIFDWATDDPPLNSRYRLQWRFRGEPADAERATAAGRAGDRLRALGVLPHDADLLRRPARPFDLPDDETAAREVVDRLTALLTRVDELHPFSAGMGLAAPQVGVDAAAAVVRPADRSAPPVVLLNPRVVDASPDTDEQYEGCLSFADHRGLVPRPLRIDVEHARWDGSRIITSFAYGMARLVAHEVDHLQGRLYTDRMAPGVPLVPVEEYRETGP; from the coding sequence ATGACGACCTCCCCCCTGGAGCGGGCCGCCGAGTCCTTCGCCGCGGAGCTCGCCCGGCACCGGACGGGGCGAGGACTCTCCAAGAAGCAACTCGCCACGCTCATGGGCTTCGACCCGTCCTACGTCAGCCACGTCGAGGGGCGCCGGCACCGGCCCACCGAGGACTTCGCCCGCCGCGCCGAGGCCGTCCTCGACGCCAGCGGCGCGATCTGGCAACGCTTCCGGGAGTACGACCAGCTCCGCCAGGCCCGGCCCGTTCCGGCGCACCGCGAGCTGCCACCGCCCGGGCAGTGGCTGCCCCCGGGCACCGGCCTGGTCGTCGAGCGCGAGGCCGCCACCCTCACCCACACCGACGAGGGCTACCACTGCGTGGTGCGCCGCCAACTGCACAACGTCGGCACCGAGCCGGTGACCCGCCACCTGGTCCGGGTCGCCGTCGACCGCTACCCCGACGACCCGGGCCGCTCCAACCGGCACCACCGGGAGCACCCGCTCACCTTCGCCGAGCTGCGGCTGCGGGCGTACCGGGACGACGGTGGCAGCCGCGAGCCGATGCACTGGCGGGCCAAGCACGACCGGGACGCCTACAAGGAGATCTGGCTGCTCCTCGAGAACGGTGAGGGGCCGTTCCCGCTGCACCCGGGCGAACGGGTCGAGATCGAGTACGCGTACCACGTCGGCCGGGAGAAGTGGGGCCCCTGGTTCCAGCGCGCCGTACGCCTGCCCACCCGGCACCTGGCAGTCCGGCTGGACCTGCCGGTGGCGCTCGACCCCCGGGTCTGGGGGGTGGAGACCTCCCTCTCCGCCGACGAGGGGCCGCTGCGTACCCCGATCCGCCGGCACGACCGCGATGACCGCGCGATCTTCGACTGGGCGACCGACGACCCGCCGCTCAACTCCCGCTACCGCCTGCAGTGGCGGTTCCGAGGCGAACCGGCGGACGCGGAACGAGCCACGGCGGCCGGTCGGGCCGGCGACCGGCTGCGCGCCCTCGGCGTGCTGCCCCACGACGCCGACCTGCTGCGCCGGCCCGCCCGACCGTTCGACCTGCCCGACGACGAGACCGCCGCCCGGGAGGTGGTCGACCGGCTCACCGCACTGCTGACCCGGGTCGACGAGCTGCACCCGTTCAGCGCCGGCATGGGGCTGGCCGCCCCGCAGGTCGGGGTGGACGCGGCGGCGGCCGTGGTCCGCCCCGCCGACCGGTCCGCCCCGCCGGTGGTGCTGCTCAACCCCCGCGTGGTCGACGCCAGCCCCGACACCGACGAGCAGTACGAGGGCTGCCTCTCCTTCGCCGACCACCGGGGTCTGGTGCCCCGGCCGCTGCGCATCGACGTGGAGCACGCCCGCTGGGACGGCAGCCGGATCATCACCTCGTTCGCGTACGGGATGGCCCGGCTGGTGGCGCACGAGGTCGACCACCTCCAGGGGCGGCTCTACACCGACCGGATGGCGCCGGGCGTGCCGCTGGTGCCGGTCGAGGAATACCGGGAGACCGGCCCCTGA
- a CDS encoding globin domain-containing protein, with protein MDNFARLLKESWTLVEEDRDRLTGHFYARLFLLDPELRKLFPVQMAAQRDRLVEAIVAATQVVDDPESFDEYLRSLGRDHRKYHAAATHYETMGVALLDALRSTAGDGWNLEYDQAWRDAYAAISEKMQAGAAADDDPPYWHAEVLTHERHGPDTAVLTVRALQHPLRWKAGQYVSIEAPRHLPRVWRTYSVANAPNDDNVLEFHIRTPAGAGWLSGALVRRTRPGELLRLAAPMGSMTLDRESTRDILCVAGGVGLAPVKALVEELTSWNRTRWVHVFYGARHADDLYGLAGLEELVAAHPWLSVTPACSDDPDFDGEQGEISEVVTRYGPWTTHDCYVSGSAPMVRATLRALAEDEVPPPNIRYDTFGSL; from the coding sequence GTGGACAACTTCGCACGGCTGCTGAAGGAGAGCTGGACCCTGGTCGAGGAGGACCGGGACCGGCTGACCGGTCACTTCTATGCCCGGCTGTTCCTCCTCGACCCGGAGCTGCGCAAGCTCTTCCCGGTGCAGATGGCCGCCCAGCGCGACCGGCTGGTGGAAGCCATCGTCGCCGCGACCCAGGTGGTGGACGACCCGGAGAGCTTCGACGAGTACCTGCGCTCGCTCGGCCGCGACCACCGCAAGTACCACGCGGCCGCCACGCACTACGAGACGATGGGCGTCGCGCTGCTGGACGCGCTGCGCAGCACCGCCGGCGACGGCTGGAACCTGGAGTACGACCAGGCCTGGCGGGACGCGTACGCGGCGATCAGCGAGAAGATGCAGGCCGGCGCGGCGGCGGACGACGATCCGCCGTACTGGCACGCCGAGGTGCTGACCCACGAGCGGCACGGGCCGGACACGGCGGTGCTGACCGTCCGCGCCCTCCAGCATCCGCTGCGCTGGAAGGCCGGGCAGTACGTCAGCATCGAGGCGCCCCGGCACCTCCCCCGGGTGTGGCGGACGTACTCGGTGGCGAACGCCCCGAACGACGACAACGTGCTGGAGTTCCACATCCGTACGCCGGCCGGGGCGGGCTGGCTCTCCGGCGCGCTGGTCCGCCGGACCAGACCGGGCGAGCTGCTCCGGCTGGCCGCGCCGATGGGCTCGATGACGCTGGACCGCGAGTCGACCCGGGACATCCTCTGCGTGGCCGGCGGGGTCGGCCTGGCCCCGGTGAAGGCGCTGGTGGAGGAGCTGACGAGCTGGAACCGGACCCGCTGGGTGCACGTGTTCTACGGCGCCCGGCACGCCGACGACCTGTACGGCCTGGCGGGCCTGGAGGAGCTGGTGGCCGCGCATCCGTGGCTGTCGGTGACGCCGGCGTGCAGTGACGACCCGGACTTCGACGGCGAGCAGGGGGAGATCTCCGAGGTGGTCACCCGGTACGGCCCGTGGACGACGCACGACTGCTACGTCTCCGGCTCGGCTCCGATGGTCCGGGCCACCCTGCGGGCGCTCGCCGAGGACGAGGTGCCGCCGCCGAACATCCGGTACGACACCTTCGGCAGCCTGTAA
- a CDS encoding CPBP family intramembrane glutamic endopeptidase: MTVDELTRPVTRRVLGTETLLVLGLSLGRSAVYALVSIIAKLAADGPLAKQTASLNTSQSARPWLDLTYQLLGIVFALLPVLLAVHLLARDPGDPARTLGMDLRRPGSDLARGAGLAALIGLPGLALFWAAAQLGINATLVPAGLPDLWWAVPVLILAAVQNAVLEEVIVVGYLVTRLRQLQWRLAAIIAASALLRGSYHLYQGFGAFVGNAVMGVVFSLFYLRTRRVMPLIVAHTLLDVIAFVGYASLPKEWFSWL; encoded by the coding sequence GTGACCGTCGACGAGCTGACCCGCCCGGTGACCCGCCGGGTGCTGGGCACCGAGACCCTGCTGGTGCTCGGTCTCTCCCTGGGCCGGTCGGCCGTCTACGCGCTGGTGTCGATCATCGCGAAGCTGGCCGCCGACGGGCCGCTGGCGAAGCAGACCGCCTCGCTCAACACCTCACAGTCGGCCCGGCCGTGGCTGGACCTGACGTACCAGCTCCTCGGCATCGTCTTCGCGCTGCTGCCGGTGCTGCTCGCCGTACACCTGCTGGCGCGGGACCCCGGCGACCCGGCGCGGACGCTCGGGATGGACCTGCGCCGACCCGGATCCGACCTGGCCCGGGGCGCCGGCCTCGCGGCGCTGATCGGCCTGCCCGGCCTGGCGCTGTTCTGGGCGGCCGCGCAGCTCGGAATCAACGCCACCCTGGTCCCCGCCGGCCTGCCCGACCTGTGGTGGGCGGTGCCGGTGCTGATCCTCGCCGCCGTCCAGAACGCCGTGCTGGAGGAGGTGATCGTGGTCGGCTACCTGGTCACCCGGCTGCGCCAGCTCCAGTGGCGGCTCGCCGCGATCATCGCGGCGAGCGCGCTGCTGCGCGGCTCCTACCACCTCTACCAGGGCTTCGGCGCGTTCGTCGGCAACGCCGTGATGGGCGTCGTGTTCAGCCTCTTCTACCTGCGCACCCGGCGGGTGATGCCGCTGATCGTGGCGCACACCCTGCTCGACGTGATCGCCTTCGTCGGCTACGCGTCGCTGCCCAAGGAGTGGTTCAGCTGGCTCTGA
- a CDS encoding tyrosine-type recombinase/integrase, translating to MIRYAHRLLRAALQDAVTEELVASNPAKALRISHRYRPKFTPWTADEAKRFLKTARDDRWYALYSVALALGLRRGEALALRWVDVDLVDNVLRVRQSLQRTGGELRFGPVKTDGSERAVALPLSLVDVLRGHRALQRTEREAAGDRWQEHGLLFTTKIGTPIEPRNINRHFDQLCERAGVRRIRVHDLRHSCATLLYDQGVPLERIQDVLGHSSPTVTKSIYVEATRRVQQDAVDRLGFLFDA from the coding sequence TTGATCCGCTACGCCCACCGGCTGCTGCGGGCGGCGCTTCAAGACGCGGTGACGGAGGAGCTGGTGGCGAGCAACCCGGCGAAGGCCCTGCGGATCTCGCACCGGTACCGGCCAAAGTTCACGCCATGGACGGCTGATGAGGCCAAGCGGTTCTTGAAGACGGCGCGGGATGACCGGTGGTACGCGCTCTACTCGGTCGCCTTGGCCCTTGGGCTTCGCCGCGGTGAGGCGCTGGCGCTGCGATGGGTCGACGTGGACCTGGTCGACAACGTGCTCCGCGTTCGGCAGTCGCTGCAACGCACCGGCGGTGAGCTCCGGTTCGGGCCGGTGAAGACGGACGGCTCGGAGCGGGCCGTGGCTCTGCCGCTCAGTCTGGTCGACGTGCTGCGCGGTCATCGGGCGCTGCAACGGACGGAGCGGGAGGCGGCCGGGGACCGCTGGCAGGAGCATGGATTGCTGTTCACCACGAAGATCGGCACTCCGATCGAGCCCCGCAATATCAATCGGCACTTTGACCAGTTGTGCGAGCGGGCGGGAGTTCGGCGCATTCGTGTGCATGACCTGCGCCATTCGTGCGCGACGCTGCTTTACGACCAGGGCGTGCCGCTCGAACGGATTCAGGATGTGCTCGGGCACAGCTCTCCCACGGTCACCAAGTCGATCTATGTGGAGGCGACGCGCCGGGTGCAGCAGGACGCGGTCGACCGGCTCGGCTTCCTCTTCGACGCGTAG
- a CDS encoding NAD-dependent epimerase/dehydratase family protein, translated as MQVMVLGGTQFIGRAIVTALLDDHEVTVLNRGSRPLWDPRIRQLVADRNDPAQLKQLGLRGFDAVVDVSGTEPHHVTNVLAALPDPQELDYVFISSAAVYNRSVASPPFREDDQADGDTIWGGYGEAKAECEAVLRGACHSGLTVLRPPYVYGPHNPDPREQFLWARILAGQPVFVPGDGDTRIQFCHAQALAQVVAAGCAGQLAAGTFNVGEPASYTLREYLAILGEVAGVPPRVVPAPDPTVRARDYFPFRDAELVLDVTRLATHGVVNHDDLATGLAKTLTWFRKNGGISDEPTPQELAWRATRWNALPDESQWRLQSVGVDDPLRPWG; from the coding sequence ATGCAGGTAATGGTGCTGGGCGGTACCCAGTTCATCGGCCGCGCCATCGTGACTGCGCTGCTCGACGATCACGAGGTCACCGTCCTTAACCGGGGTTCCAGGCCGCTGTGGGATCCGCGGATACGGCAGCTCGTCGCGGACCGCAACGACCCCGCGCAGCTGAAGCAACTCGGCCTGAGGGGCTTCGACGCGGTCGTCGACGTCTCGGGCACAGAACCGCACCACGTCACCAATGTGCTCGCGGCGTTGCCGGATCCTCAGGAGCTGGACTATGTCTTCATCAGCTCGGCCGCCGTCTACAACCGGTCGGTGGCGTCCCCGCCGTTCCGAGAGGACGACCAGGCCGACGGCGACACCATCTGGGGCGGTTACGGCGAGGCGAAGGCGGAGTGCGAGGCCGTGCTGCGCGGTGCATGCCACAGCGGTCTGACCGTCCTCCGGCCGCCGTACGTTTACGGTCCGCACAACCCGGACCCACGCGAGCAGTTCCTGTGGGCTCGCATCCTGGCTGGCCAGCCGGTCTTCGTCCCCGGCGATGGCGACACCCGCATCCAGTTCTGCCATGCCCAAGCGCTCGCCCAGGTGGTGGCCGCCGGGTGCGCGGGCCAGCTGGCCGCGGGAACGTTCAACGTGGGCGAGCCGGCCAGCTACACCCTCCGCGAGTATCTGGCGATTCTCGGGGAGGTCGCCGGAGTACCGCCGAGGGTGGTTCCTGCCCCTGACCCCACCGTCCGTGCGCGTGACTACTTCCCGTTCCGCGACGCGGAACTGGTGCTCGACGTGACCCGACTTGCCACGCACGGGGTGGTAAACCACGACGACCTAGCCACGGGTCTAGCCAAGACGCTGACCTGGTTCCGCAAGAACGGCGGCATCAGCGACGAACCGACCCCGCAGGAGTTGGCCTGGCGAGCCACGAGGTGGAACGCCCTACCGGACGAGTCTCAATGGCGGCTGCAAAGCGTCGGCGTGGACGACCCCCTCCGGCCTTGGGGTTAG
- a CDS encoding 2'-5' RNA ligase family protein, with protein sequence MEPTQTALIVPIPEAEEAVGRFRASLDRAASWGVPAHVTVLYPFLPPQQINEQALAVLRETIAGIPRFDVALTHVGWFGDTVVWLAPQPDRPFRELTAAVWQQFPEAPPYAGAYSDVVPHLTIGHDAAKPMLSHAAETISAHLPINAAIDKVRLIAGTPDVSPWRTVCEFPLGTTPPAAAGTQLEAVTA encoded by the coding sequence ATGGAACCGACCCAGACGGCGCTCATCGTGCCGATACCCGAGGCCGAGGAGGCGGTAGGCCGGTTCCGGGCATCGCTCGACCGGGCTGCCTCGTGGGGCGTGCCAGCGCACGTGACCGTCCTCTACCCGTTCCTGCCCCCGCAGCAGATCAATGAGCAGGCCTTGGCCGTGCTGCGCGAGACCATTGCCGGCATACCGCGGTTCGACGTTGCACTGACTCACGTCGGCTGGTTTGGTGACACGGTCGTCTGGCTTGCTCCGCAGCCAGATCGTCCGTTCCGGGAGCTCACTGCGGCGGTGTGGCAGCAGTTTCCCGAGGCGCCCCCGTATGCCGGGGCGTACAGCGACGTGGTGCCGCACCTGACCATCGGTCACGACGCCGCCAAGCCCATGCTGAGCCACGCCGCGGAAACCATCTCCGCGCACCTGCCGATCAACGCGGCCATCGACAAGGTCCGGCTCATCGCCGGAACGCCGGACGTAAGCCCTTGGCGCACCGTCTGCGAGTTCCCGCTGGGCACCACACCACCCGCGGCGGCTGGTACGCAACTCGAAGCGGTCACGGCATGA
- a CDS encoding GGDEF domain-containing protein, which yields MSVFDGVDWEARPMGRYRGLHSVPGGLGLSLAYLTLCLAGIAVYPYLSDAQRMVDYLVLSFATVPAVVVGLIRTPADSRKPMWFLLAALVSFNAGNVAWYWYVFAMQLPSGDGTIAAVFAALAQVFMFSGAITIVARRGRDDVGGLIDSTIVAMAVGGVIWSFLLLPHLREVAAAQVSQIATCVTVFMLTGIFGCLTRLLLTAREFISALWFLVAAMGLSLAGVITVALVVVPGSGSRPAYTDMIYLAGYTAVGLCGLARSVVRLLQPGPAPKDDLSKGRLVFLGLALCAMPAVGGASELSGRDVDTALLAVSTAAVTPLVMLRIWGVWSERMRVLRYQASFDPLTNLPNRHEFANRLDAALAGGRPVVVLFCDLDGFKAVNDRYGHPGGDQLLVQVAERLARCLRPGDTVSRFGGDEFVVLCVDMERYDATELCLRIETAFREPFAVDAEPVVIGASIGMVCNDRAENGEQLIQRADAAMYRAKQERQQVPGVRTSVA from the coding sequence GTGAGCGTGTTCGACGGGGTCGACTGGGAAGCGCGCCCGATGGGCCGGTATCGCGGCCTGCACTCGGTGCCGGGCGGTCTCGGCCTGAGCCTCGCCTACCTGACGCTCTGCCTGGCCGGCATCGCGGTCTATCCGTACCTGTCCGACGCGCAGCGGATGGTCGACTACCTCGTCCTGTCGTTCGCGACGGTCCCCGCTGTGGTGGTCGGGCTGATCCGGACGCCCGCCGACAGCCGCAAGCCCATGTGGTTCCTGCTCGCCGCGCTGGTCAGCTTCAACGCCGGCAACGTGGCCTGGTACTGGTACGTCTTCGCGATGCAGTTGCCGAGCGGCGACGGCACGATCGCCGCGGTCTTCGCGGCCCTGGCCCAGGTATTCATGTTCTCCGGGGCGATCACGATCGTCGCGCGGCGCGGTCGTGACGACGTCGGCGGGTTGATCGACAGCACCATCGTGGCGATGGCGGTTGGCGGTGTGATCTGGAGTTTCCTGCTGCTGCCGCACCTGCGGGAGGTCGCCGCCGCGCAGGTGTCGCAGATCGCGACGTGCGTGACGGTCTTCATGCTGACCGGAATCTTCGGCTGCCTGACCCGGCTGCTGCTCACGGCCAGGGAGTTCATTTCGGCGCTGTGGTTCCTGGTCGCGGCGATGGGCCTCTCGCTGGCCGGCGTGATCACCGTCGCGCTGGTGGTCGTACCGGGATCCGGCTCTCGGCCCGCGTACACGGACATGATCTACCTCGCCGGCTACACGGCGGTGGGGTTGTGCGGGCTCGCCCGGTCGGTGGTACGCCTGCTCCAGCCCGGTCCGGCGCCGAAGGACGACCTGAGCAAGGGGCGCCTGGTCTTCCTCGGGCTCGCGCTGTGCGCCATGCCCGCCGTGGGCGGGGCCAGTGAGCTGTCCGGCCGGGACGTCGACACGGCGCTGCTGGCCGTCAGCACGGCCGCGGTGACCCCGCTGGTCATGCTCCGGATCTGGGGCGTGTGGTCGGAGCGGATGCGGGTCCTCCGGTACCAGGCGAGCTTCGACCCCCTGACCAACCTGCCGAACCGTCACGAGTTCGCCAACCGATTGGACGCCGCGCTCGCGGGCGGTCGGCCGGTGGTCGTGCTCTTCTGTGATCTGGACGGGTTCAAGGCCGTGAACGACCGGTACGGCCACCCCGGCGGTGATCAGCTACTGGTCCAGGTGGCCGAGCGGCTGGCCCGTTGCCTGCGCCCGGGCGACACGGTGAGCCGATTCGGCGGCGACGAGTTCGTCGTCCTCTGTGTCGACATGGAGCGCTACGACGCGACGGAGCTCTGCCTGCGGATCGAGACGGCCTTCCGCGAGCCGTTCGCGGTCGACGCTGAACCGGTCGTGATCGGAGCCAGCATCGGCATGGTCTGCAACGACCGCGCCGAGAACGGTGAGCAGTTGATCCAGCGCGCGGACGCCGCTATGTACAGGGCCAAGCAGGAGCGCCAGCAGGTCCCCGGCGTACGGACCAGCGTGGCGTGA
- a CDS encoding phosphotransferase enzyme family protein — MRDRPVGLTEAELVAALAGGWGIEVDSAGYLPVGAGSYHWSMVDRRGTAWFVKADDLGFDGAGRDEAFDRLGRSYDSALALRRDAGLDFVLAPVPSATGATLWRLTQRYAGSVFPMVAGAADRFGAHRPEDRAELVDLLAELHRATPVVAGLAPRADLVLPGRDQLREALCDLDREWTGGPYGEPTRKLLSAHAGYVEGLLAEFDRRVERVRASVADWVVTHGEPHPGNVMWTPDGLRLIDWDTVRIAPAERDLWMLTGALARMVGEDPVGDDEEILARYARATGRTATPAALDLYPLWWKLADIAVYVDALRRPHGTGEDITASLTYLTGYLESSPD, encoded by the coding sequence ATGAGGGACAGACCAGTCGGCCTGACCGAAGCGGAGTTGGTCGCCGCCCTGGCCGGAGGCTGGGGCATCGAGGTCGACTCGGCCGGGTACCTCCCCGTGGGCGCGGGCAGCTACCACTGGTCGATGGTCGACCGGCGTGGGACAGCGTGGTTCGTCAAGGCCGACGACCTCGGGTTCGACGGCGCCGGGCGGGACGAGGCGTTCGACCGGCTCGGCCGGTCGTACGACAGTGCGCTCGCCCTGCGCCGGGACGCCGGGCTCGACTTCGTCCTCGCGCCGGTCCCGTCCGCCACCGGCGCGACGCTGTGGCGGCTCACCCAGCGGTACGCCGGGTCGGTGTTTCCGATGGTGGCGGGTGCCGCCGACCGGTTCGGCGCGCACCGGCCCGAGGACCGGGCGGAGCTGGTCGATCTCCTGGCCGAACTGCACCGGGCCACCCCGGTCGTGGCGGGCCTGGCGCCCCGGGCCGACCTGGTGCTCCCCGGTCGGGACCAGCTGCGGGAGGCGCTGTGCGACCTCGACCGGGAGTGGACCGGCGGGCCGTACGGCGAACCCACCCGCAAGCTGCTGTCGGCCCACGCCGGGTACGTCGAAGGGTTGCTCGCCGAGTTCGACCGGCGGGTCGAGCGGGTACGCGCCAGCGTGGCGGACTGGGTGGTCACGCACGGCGAGCCCCATCCCGGCAACGTCATGTGGACACCGGACGGGCTGCGGCTCATCGACTGGGACACTGTCCGGATCGCCCCGGCCGAGCGGGACCTGTGGATGCTCACCGGCGCCCTCGCCCGGATGGTCGGCGAGGACCCGGTCGGCGACGACGAGGAGATCCTCGCGCGCTACGCGCGAGCCACCGGCCGGACCGCCACGCCGGCTGCCCTCGACCTCTACCCACTGTGGTGGAAGCTCGCCGACATCGCCGTCTACGTCGACGCGTTGCGCCGACCGCACGGCACCGGCGAGGACATCACCGCGTCTCTGACGTACCTGACCGGGTATCTCGAATCGAGCCCGGACTGA
- a CDS encoding alpha/beta fold hydrolase yields MQRFRSADGTELAYRRVGSGPPLVCVPGGPGQAVEYLAELGGLSATRTLILLDNRGTGASEVPADPASYRVDRLVDDVEALRRHLALDRMDLLGHSASGGICLLYADRHPQRLDRLVLVAPSLRVVDIQSDLAVADVLAERSHEPWYAEAVAALHADASSEEEQQRYRRLAAPLLYGRWDAAARAQASAEPAQFSAPATDGFYAGFTPDPALPARLASLSVPTLLVAGEYDIWPTVTAVRELARLFARAEVLVQPRAGHFPWVDDPAAFASSVEGFLSAG; encoded by the coding sequence ATGCAGCGCTTTCGATCCGCAGACGGCACGGAACTGGCCTACCGGCGCGTCGGCTCCGGTCCACCGCTGGTCTGCGTCCCCGGCGGGCCCGGCCAGGCAGTCGAATACCTGGCCGAGCTGGGTGGCTTGAGCGCGACCAGGACGTTGATCCTGCTCGACAACCGAGGGACGGGCGCGTCGGAGGTCCCCGCCGATCCGGCGAGCTACCGGGTCGATCGGCTGGTGGACGACGTCGAGGCGCTGCGCCGCCACCTGGCACTCGACCGGATGGACCTGCTCGGGCACTCCGCCAGCGGCGGCATCTGCCTGCTCTACGCCGACCGGCACCCGCAGCGGCTGGACCGCCTCGTCCTGGTGGCGCCGTCACTGCGGGTGGTGGACATCCAGTCGGACCTCGCGGTGGCCGACGTCCTGGCCGAGCGGTCCCACGAACCCTGGTACGCCGAGGCGGTGGCCGCGCTGCACGCCGACGCCAGCAGCGAGGAGGAGCAGCAGCGCTACCGCCGGCTCGCCGCCCCCCTGCTCTACGGCCGGTGGGACGCGGCGGCTCGGGCGCAGGCGTCCGCCGAGCCGGCCCAGTTCTCCGCGCCGGCCACCGACGGCTTCTACGCCGGCTTCACCCCGGATCCGGCACTGCCCGCCCGGTTGGCCTCGCTGTCCGTGCCGACCCTGCTGGTGGCCGGGGAGTACGACATCTGGCCGACGGTCACGGCGGTGCGGGAGTTGGCCCGCCTGTTCGCCCGGGCCGAGGTGCTGGTGCAGCCGAGGGCGGGGCACTTTCCCTGGGTCGACGACCCGGCCGCCTTCGCGTCGTCCGTGGAGGGTTTCCTGTCGGCCGGCTGA
- a CDS encoding protealysin inhibitor emfourin: MSVMLRAIGQVISAFALLTGVGAATLASAAPAQAAWSDAYQVTLTRTGGFAGVNEQYTVSASTVHISTADLMATAGSCEFRRLSPSYTAGAGADRFRYTVSVTYRNGVTKTVATEDGAQAPEVLWQVIDMTMQISRGLAPVS, from the coding sequence ATGTCTGTCATGCTGCGCGCCATCGGTCAGGTCATCTCGGCGTTCGCGCTGCTCACCGGGGTCGGAGCCGCCACGCTCGCCTCCGCCGCACCGGCCCAGGCCGCTTGGAGCGACGCCTACCAGGTGACCCTCACCCGCACCGGTGGATTCGCCGGGGTGAACGAGCAGTACACCGTTTCCGCCAGCACGGTCCACATCTCCACCGCTGATCTGATGGCGACGGCCGGCTCTTGCGAATTCCGTCGCCTTTCTCCGTCGTATACGGCGGGCGCGGGTGCCGACCGGTTCCGCTACACCGTCAGCGTGACCTACCGCAACGGAGTCACGAAGACGGTGGCCACCGAAGACGGCGCGCAGGCGCCCGAGGTGCTGTGGCAGGTCATCGACATGACGATGCAGATCAGCCGGGGCCTTGCGCCGGTGAGCTGA